From a region of the Alnus glutinosa chromosome 1, dhAlnGlut1.1, whole genome shotgun sequence genome:
- the LOC133869447 gene encoding UPF0481 protein At3g47200-like, with product MTHVDGADPVSILIHEKLVGLTPNAPEYCIFRVHTLLRRVNEKAYDPQLLAIGPYHRDKDGLKLMEDHKLHYLQLLLRRRGETSVETYINAMRKLESRTRRCYAEPISLSTNEFVEMMLLDGCFIIELFRKFVMWDLIDQRDPIFQFSWMLYSLKRDLLLFENQIPFFVLTKLFEMTEVPNWQSNLIHLAVRFSQATLLPFECRIFESFHESFSDIEHLLALLYKFATPSIKSEDAEEKLISIPSATEIQEAGVKLKKLQSGSFFDIKFDNGVLEIPSLRIEDRSESVFRNLIAYEQYTQDNHFNYVTDYVTLMDYLINSPKDVELLRRRGIIENFLGDDEAVSTMFNKLVENVILSNFCYNKIFTDLNKHCSRRKNVWIANLRHKYFNSPWALISFLAAAFLLLLALAQTIFSIFSYIFPRN from the coding sequence ATGACGCATGTTGATGGAGCTGATCCTGTCTCCATTCTTATTCATGAAAAGCTTGTTGGCTTAACTCCAAATGCTCCAGAATATTGTATATTCAGAGTGCATACCCTGTTACGCAGGGTAAATGAGAAGGCATACGACCCTCAGTTACTTGCCATCGGTCCTTACCACCGCGACAAGGATGGCTTAAAGCTTATGGAAGATCACAAATTGCACTATTTACAACTACTTCTTCGAAGGAGAGGCGAAACAAGTGTGGAAACATACATTAATGCCATGAGAAAATTGGAAAGTAGAACTCGTAGATGCTATGCAGAACCCATTAGCCTATCCACCAATGAGTTCGTAGAAATGATGCTTCTTGATGGATGTTTCATCATTGAGCTGTTTCGCAAGTTTGTAATGTGGGATCTAATAGATCAACGTGACCCAATCTTTCAATTCAGTTGGATGTTATATAGTTTAAAGCGTGATCTACTATTATTCGAAAACCAAATTCCATTCTTTGTTCTCACTAAATTGTTCGAGATGACTGAGGTTCCTAACTGGCAGAGCAACCTTATTCATCTAGCCGTGCGTTTCTCCCAAGCCACATTATTACCATTTGAATGCCGTATCTTTGAATCATTTCATGAATCTTTCAGTGACATTGAGCATCTACTTGCTTTGTTATATAAATTTGCCACTCCATCTATAAAGTCTGAAGATGCTGAAGAAAAGTTGATTTCAATACCTAGTGCGACAGAGATTCAAGAGGCTGGAGTCAAATTGAAGAAGCTACAGAGTGGTAGCTTCTTTGACATAAAGTTCGACAATGGCGTACTAGAAATTCCATCTTTGAGAATAGAAGATCGATCAGAATCTGTCTTCCGAAATCTGATTGCATATGAGCAATACACTCAAGACAATCATTTCAATTACGTCACAGACTATGTGACCTTAATGGATTATCTCATCAACTCTCCAAAGGATGTTGAATTACTTCGTCGACGAGgaattattgaaaattttttggGTGATGATGAAGCTGTCTCAACCATGTTTAACAAGCTTGTTGAGAATGTCATTCTATCAAATTTCtgttataataaaattttcacagATTTGAACAAGCATTGCAGCAGACGTAAGAATGTGTGGATAGCAAACTTGAGGCACAAGTATTTCAACAGTCCTTGGGCATTGATTTCATTTCTTGCAGCTGCCTTTTTACTCCTGCTTGCTTTAGCACAGAccatattttccattttttcttacatttttccCAGAAACTAA